One window of the Doryrhamphus excisus isolate RoL2022-K1 chromosome 10, RoL_Dexc_1.0, whole genome shotgun sequence genome contains the following:
- the LOC131137133 gene encoding uncharacterized protein LOC131137133 isoform X7 yields MHVQMKYYHYHYLERDLRSIEQEVACTLHVACWVPSGVQACGVKAPPLLRASDTSNTTKHVCLLNIVRLVNVTNTGLFLGGALLCYISLFLVDAKPALVATMTTEASAASEADTEGKQKASAAEPEPENKQSPEATTSEPEGGEQLAKKTQDQATEAGPANAASSPEEEQLKPRTRTSAGKGLSRLFSSFLKRRSQCSEGEGFEAEKAREEKEDKEEKTDSTEEEKEEKVKSEEQEAHVEEKSDSKEVKKSQEKSQKEEKKTEPEKLEKKGSKKKKKEAKKKTEEKDAEKVKTTEAKKEEEQEKKAEEEDTKADEEETKAEQKVEEAQEKEEDKLEAKETTPAVEVEVEGEDATGTEAVEESKEEEKVDKKGAKKKEKEERVKKKEEEKAKRKAEEEERAKKREEENKKKREEEKAKEAEKAKKKEEEKAKKKEEEEKAKEEKLKKKEEEKSKEAKKKEEEKLKEAKKKEEDKLKEAKKKEDEKLKEAKKKDEKLKEAKKKEEDKLKETKRKEEKIKEATKKEEKGKEDGKKKTEDKTKQEEDKGSKKEKGKKEMEEEAKASSEDKVKAPIAAPEPELKTEPETEPVPERHSLSSTEMQPAPEERKEDVEIKEDPEEVKEVKEDGAEKIEEEPEPQEKESNEGEKPKEEVKEPKPAKDKKTEKKGDDVKGSKRLKTIQCKVTLLDDTTFECELDKHAKGQDLITKVCDHLNLLEKDYFGVAHWETPSSKTWLEQTKEIRKQVPGAIYEFTFNIKFYPPDPAQLTEDLTRYYLCLQLRKDIMSGVLPCSFVTLSLLGSYTAQSELGEYDPEVHGADYVKDLSLAPGQSKELEDKVMELHRTYRSMSPAQADMLFLENAKKLAMYGVDLHQAKDLDGVDITLGVCSSGLMVYKDKLRINRFPWPKVLKISYKRSSFFIKIRPSEQEQYESTIGFKLPNYKASKKLWKVCVEHHTFFRVSTIEAPSSRRFLVLGSKFRYSGRTQAQTRQASSMIDRPAPRFTRSASKRLSRNLDGAQTQLEDEQFECITEQELTEKDLTEKLETMVMLVDNLEEMQDLERRLRKVKDLEERLQEVDEMADRIQEVIEEELGEQEVVKLKEEELQKESEAITWNVLKDSVMAVRKSNDAEDVDELEEQIKEVFFKGLLPVGEEAEVESKNKDASLFDSNLREKLRQLEEEWQNEVEENFSPPQMIPSSGVTYHRVERTKKRVAFLDQQQPDVTNEAQAKLIMSEKRLVEVRVQTEIKDVRVESVTEMLNIKNRSQRIEGKDMWAMLFDRPPYTAVVKPVTSVEPVDLDEGVFFTSKEVPTYDVESTLIPQESSITEEKFPQRDDDWFVLLHVVPKEPTYVQPVNFTEQDPMEAESFRVSVVEMYEEIREVPLEESEISEQPPTHLPEFRQQLAKKRNDDWFVLLDVVAKETTIVPPVAFDVPGKDDVSVADMTELEPKDKPAEVAVVEETGMKDDLSLREVTMMSRGITEIEDDWFLLLDVPTRVIQFIPPVTVAVHDDPEKSISTLTEEQMEVEIEPIKVQNIETQPEQKIVQSVISRNDDWFLLLDIFPRERTFVPTDTLPMPAKIYPDVGPAFDEVGLYQMKQPPLQSQPESIDDWFVVFDAIREEAVRIPPVTVAVRKPFETEVLTTESRTWEKMIIGESRRDETRFSEMRLSPVGPTSGREGEDDWFALFDIITEKTAAVPSVTVVEPTVDVSALKGPTPKYTIEDTRPPVKFVEIKPPQPREVDDDWFALLDAAEKAPVPEPVRSYPDVTASKGFAVIEKRSLQRITIVEEIWVQEMSSRPAERKVDDDWFILLDVARKKSVAVPEPIRLLAELPRTAEIKTRIPVFETRPQFEKQILEERPRLKNTRVDDDWFLLLDTGPRKSVVVTQRSTRPVSAPVFSQAALAEAGIPMAPLEQPQTSTPIRTTIKEERTLEVTLEAVEPSKTEVKSAAWRDHRSLDSSLTPSINGDIQFEVASKEVVQLRKKRAKKIEGDSIYIRHSLLMLEEFDKPQEDLLRHHASISELKRNFMEAVPESRPSEWDKRLSTHSPLRSVGVNGQPGADGPPLVQTQTVTITAASNSLPSGISTTEVPIVPTQTVTYESSKGVVDSTEEDKESTTVSISQTSETTSGTSVTTTTTHISKIVKSGSSETRVEKRIVITADSDIDYDQGKDGGASAM; encoded by the exons TGGCTACCATGACAACAGAGGCAAGTGCCGCAAGCGAGGCGGACACTGAAGGCAAGCAGAAGGCCAGCGCCGCCGAACCCGAACCCGAGAATAAGCAGAGTCCCGAGGCGACCACATCCGAACCAGAAGGGGGGGAACAGTTGGCCAAGAAGACCCAGGACCAGGCTACCGAGGCCGGGCCTGCCAATGCAGCATCCTCCCCTGAAGAGGAGCAACTGAAGCCTCGCACCAGAACCTCCGCTGGCAAAGGCCTCTCTCGTCTCTTTTCCTCCTTTCTCAAGCGTCGCTCCCAGTGCTCGGAAGGAGAGGGCTTTGAGGCGGAGAAAGCAAGAGAGGAAAAGGAGGACAAGGAGGAAAAGACTGACAGCACagaagaggaaaaggaggagaaaGTGAAAAGCGAAGAGCAGGAGGCTCACGTGGAGGAGAAATCGGATTCAAAAGAGGTCAAAAAGAGCCAAGAGAAATcacaaaaggaggaaaaaaagacagagCCAGAAAAACTTGAGAAGAAGGGCagtaagaagaaaaagaaagaagccaAGAAGAAAACAGAGGAAAAGGATGCAGAGAAGGTGAAAACAACCGAGGCGAAAAAGGAAGAGGAGCAAGAGAAGAAAGCAGAGGAAGAGGACACGAAAGCAGACGAGGAGGAGACGAAAGCCGAGCAAAAGGTAGAGGAGGCTCAGGAAAAAGAGGAGGACAAATTGGAGGCGAAAGAAACGACACCTGCTGTAGAAGTAGAAGTCGAAGGAGAAGACGCAACAGGAACGGAGGCCGTCGAGGAGAgcaaagaggaggaaaaagtcGACAAAAAGGGGgcgaagaaaaaagaaaaagaggagcgggtgaagaaaaaagaagaggAGAAAGCCAAGAGAAAAgcagaggaagaagaaagagcAAAGAAGAGAGAGGAGGAGAACAAGAAGAAAAGGGAAGAAGAAAAGGCCAAAGAGGCAGAAAAAGCAaagaagaaagaggaggagaaggccaaaaagaaggaggaggaggagaaggcaaAGGAGgagaaattaaaaaagaaagaagaggagaaaTCCAAGGAGGctaagaagaaggaggaggagaaactGAAGGAGGCCAAAAAGAAAGAGGAGGACAAATTGAAGGAGGCCAAGAAAAAAGAAGACGAAAAACTGAAGGAGGCCAAAAAGAAAGATGAAAAACTGAAGGAGGCCAAGAAGAAAGAGGAGGACAAATTAAAAGAAACCAAAAGGAAGGAGGAGAAAATAAAGGAGGCCACAAAGAAAGAGGAGAAAGGGAAAGAAGACGGCAAAAAGAAGACTGAAGATAAAACCAAACAGGAAGAAGACAAGGGAAGCAAAAAGGAGAAAGGGAAAAAAGAAATGGAGGAAGAGGCGAAGGCGTCAAGTGAAGACAAAGTAAAAGCACCCATTGCTGCCCCGGAACCAGAACTTAAAACCGAACCGGAAACCGAACCAGTTCCTGAACGCCACTCACTCAGCAGCACAGAGATGCAG CCAGCTCCAGAGGAACGCAAGGAGGACGTTGAAATCAAAGAAGATCCCGAAGAAGTCAAAGAAGTCAAGGAAGATGGCGCTGAGAAGATCGAGGAAGAACCAGAACCTCAGGAAAAGGAGTCAAACGAAGGGGAGAAGCCCAAGGAGGAGGTGAAAGAGCCGAAGCCTGCTAAGGATAAGAAGACCGAGAAGAAGGGCGATGACGTCAAAGGCTCCAAACGCCTGAAAACCATTCAGTGCAAAGTCACCTTACTGGATGACACCACGTTTGAGTGTGAGCTTGAC AAACACGCTAAAGGGCAGGATCTCATCACTAAAGTGTGTGACCACCTTAACCTGTTGGAGAAAGATTACTTTGGCGTGGCTCACTGGGAAACACCAAGCAGCAAG ACATGGCTGGAACAGACCAAGGAGATTCGCAAACAAGTTCCCGGTGCTATCTACGAGTTTACTTTCAACATAAAGTTCTACCCTCCTGACCCGGCACAGCTTACTGAAGACCTCACCAG GTACTATTTATGTCTTCAGCTCAGGAAGGACATCATGAGCGGAGTTCTTCCCTGTTCCTTTGTCACCCTGTCCCTGCTGGGCTCTTACACGGCACAGTCAGAGCTTGGGGAATATGACCCAGAAGTCCATGGAGCTGACTACGTTAAAGATCTCAGTCTTGCTCCCGGACAGAGCAAAGAGCTGGAGGACAAGGTGATGGAGCTGCATCGCACATACAG gtcAATGAGTCCAGCCCAAGCTGACATGTTGTTTCTGGAGAACGCCAAGAAGCTTGCAATGTATGGTGTGGACCTGCACCAAGCTAAG GATCTTGACGGTGTGGACATTACGCTGGGGGTTTGCTCTAGTGGTCTCATGGTTTACAAGGACAAGCTGAGAATCAACCGTTTCCCTTGGCCAAAAGTTCTCAAGATCTCCTACAAACGCAGCAGCTTCTTTATTAAGATCAGGCCATCTGAG CAAGAGCAGTATGAAAGCACAATCGGCTTCAAACTGCCCAACTACAAAGCCTCAAAGAAGTTGTGGAAGGTCTGCGTTGAACATCACACCTTCTTTAG GGTTTCAACAATAGAAGCTCCCTCGTCCCGTCGCTTCCTCGTCTTGGGCTCCAAGTTCAGATACAGCGGGCGCACTCAGGCCCAGACCCGGCAAGCAAGTTCCATGATCGACCGCCCGGCCCCTCGCTTCACACGCTCTGCGAGCAAACGACTCTCCCGCAACCTAGATGGAG CCCAGACCCAGTTGGAGGATGAACAGTTTGAGTGTATTACCGAACAAGAATTGACAGAAAAGGATCTCACTGAGAAGCTAGAGACGATGGTGATGTTAGTGGACAACCTAGAAGAGATGCAAGATTTAGAAAGGAGGCTGAGGAAAGTGAAGGATTTGGAAGAAAGGCTCCAAGAAGTCGATGAAATGGCAGATCGGATCCAGGAAGTCATAGAAGAAGAATTAGGGGAGCAGGAAGTTGTCAAACTAAAAGAGGAAGagttacaaaaagaaagtgaagCTATAACGTGGAATGTGTTGAAAGATTCTGTGATGGCGGTGAGGAAAAGTAATGACGCAGAAGATGTGGATGAATTAGAGGAGCAAATCAAGGAGGTGTTCTTCAAGGGACTTTTACCTGTGGGTGAGGAGGCTGAAGTGGAGAGTAAAAACAAGGACGCCAGTTTGTTTGACAGTAATTTGAGAGAGAAGCTACGTCAGTTAGAAGAAGAATGGCAAAACGAGGTGGAGGAGAACTTTAGTCCTCCACAAATGATTCCCTCTTCTGGGGTAACCTACCACAGGGTGGAAAGAACCAAGAAGAGAGTTGCTTTTCTTGACCAGCAGCAGCCTGATGTTACAAATGAGGCCCAGGCAAAGCTCATAATGTCCGAAAAGAGATTAGTTGAGGTTCGAGTGCAGACAGAAATAAAAGACGTCAGAGTTGAGAGTGTTACTGAGAtgcttaatattaaaaatagatCTCAACGAATAGAAGGAAAGGATATGTGGGCCATGCTTTTTGATCGTCCACCATACACGGCTGTCGTCAAACCAG TCACATCGGTGGAGCCTGTTGATTTGGATGAGGGGGTGTTTTTCACTTCAAAAGAGGTTCCAACATATGATGTTGAAAGCACCTTAATACCGCAAGAGTCATCGATAACGGAAGAAAAGTTCCCACAAAGAGATGACGACtggtttgttttgctgcatgTAGTTCCCAAAGAACCAACCTATGTCCAACCAG TTAACTTCACGGAACAAGACCCGATGGAGGCTGAGAGTTTCAGAGTCTCTGTGGTTGAAATGTACGAGGAGATTAGGGAGGTTCCACTTGAAGAGAGCGAGATAAGCGAACAGCCGCCAACACATCTTCCAGAATTCCGACAGCAGCTGGCGAAAAAGCGAAATGATGACTGGTTTGTGTTGCTGGATGTTGTTGCCAAAGAAACAACTATTGTGCCACCAG TCGCTTTTGACGTGCCTGGTAAAGACGACGTCTCTGTGGCTGACATGACGGAACTTGAACCGAAAGACAAACCCGCGGAAGTCGCAGTAGTGGAAGAAACGGGAATGAAAGATGATCTGAGCTTAAGAGAAGTCACAATGATGTCACGGGGTATAACCGAAATAGAGGATGACTGGTTTTTACTTCTGGATGTTCCCACCAGAGTAATACAGTTTATTCCTCCAG tGACCGTTGCTGTGCATGATGACCCAGAGAAAAGCATTTCTACTCTGACTGAAGAACAAATGGAGGTTGAAATAGAACCGATTAAGGTGCAGAACATAGAGACACAACCAGAACAGAAAATAGTCCAATCAGTCATCAGTAGAAATGATGACTGGTTTCTACTTCTGGACATTTTTCCCAGAGAAAGAACCTTTGTACCAACAG ATACCCTACCAATGCCAGCTAAAATCTATCCGGATGTTGGACCTGCGTTTGATGAGGTTGGGCTTTACCAGATGAAACAGCCGCCATTGCAGTCACAGCCAGAAAGCATTGATGACTGGTTTGTTGTGTTTGATGCAATTCGGGAGGAGGCAGTCCGAATACCTCCAG TTACTGTGGCTGTGAGGAAGCCGTTTGAGACTGAGGTGTTAACCACTGAAAGTAGAACATGGGAGAAGATGATAATTGGTGAGAGCAGGCGTGATGAGACACGTTTCTCGGAAATGAGACTGAGCCCTGTTGGACCGACATCAGGAAGGGAAGGAGAAGATGATTGGTTTGCCCTGTTTGATATCATCACAGAAAAGACTGCCGCTGTACCATCAG TTACTGTGGTTGAGCCTACTGTGGATGTGTCAGCACTCAAAGGACCAACACCAAAATACACCATAGAAGATACGAGGCCACCAGTGAAGTTTGTTGAGATTAAACCACCGCAGCCAAGAGAGGTGGATGATGATTGGTTTGCTCTCCTAGATGCTGCAGAAAAAGCACCGG TACCTGAACCTGTCAGAAGCTATCCTGATGTAACGGCATCAAAAGGCTTTGCAGTTATAGAGAAGAGGTCACTGCAGAGAATTACTATTGTGGAGGAGATATGGGTGCAGGAGATGTCCTCACGTCCGGCAGAGAGAAAGGTGGACGATGATTGGTTTATTCTTCTGGATGTGGCTCGGAAAAAATCAG ttgctGTCCCTGAGCCCATCCGACTCCTGGCAGAACTTCCAAGAACTGCTGAGATCAAAACGAGGATTCCTGTTTTTGAGACAAGGCCACAGTTTGAGAAACAGATCCTGGAAGAAAGACCTCGCCTCAAAAACACTCGTGTTGATGACGATTGGTTTCTTCTACTAGACACTGGCCCCAGAAAGTCAG TGGTGGTCACACAGAGGAGCACCCGTCCCGTCAGCGCTCCAGTCTTCTCCCAAGCTGCTCTAGCAGAAGCCGGAATCCCCATGGCACCATTGGAACAGCCCCAGACCTCCACTCCAATCAGGACTACCATCAAAGAAGAAAGGACACTGGAGGTCACTTTAGAAGCGGTTGAGCCATCAAAAACCGAAGTCAAg TCAGCGGCGTGGAGGGACCACAGATCTCTAGACTCCTCACTGACCCCTTCCATCAATGGGGACATTCAG TTTGAGGTGGCGAGTAAGGAAGTGGTGCAATTACGAAAG aaaagagCTAAGAAAATTGAGGGAGACTCAATTTATATCAGACATAGCCTTTTAATGTTGGAG GAGTTTGATAAGCCCCAGGAGGACCTTCTCAGGCATCACGCCAGTATCAGTGAGCTGAAGAGGAACTTCATGGAAGCCGTCCCAGAATCCAGGCCCAGCGAATGGGACAAGCGTCTGTCCACGCACTCCCCGTTACGCTCCGTGGGTGTCAATGGTCAGCCCGGTGCAGATGGG